In the Flavisolibacter tropicus genome, one interval contains:
- a CDS encoding phospho-sugar mutase encodes MDAAIAQKVQSWLDGNYDENVKNEIRALQQKGGDDLADAFYRNLEFGTGGLRGIMGVGTNRMNKYTVGMATQGFANYMKASFPGQEIKVAIAHDCRNNSRFFAETTANVFAANGIKVFLFEDLRPTPELSFAIRHLGCQGGVVCTASHNPKEYNGYKAYWTDGGQLVPPHDKNVIAEVEKIHSVDEVKWNGGEANITLIGKEIDEAYIKMVKGLSVYPEIIQQQKDLKIVYTPIHGTGITMVPPVLKAFGFENVNIVEEQATPDGNFPTVVYPNPEESEAMSIGLKKAQELDADILLGTDPDSDRVGIAIKDNDGKWVLMNGNQTAVLAFNYMIESRKEKGLAQPNDMVVKTIVTTNMIDVIAQRSGVHCYNVLTGFKWIAELIKEKEGKENYIIGGEESYGLMIGSQIRDKDAISAVALLCEMAAYEKSKGRSLYQKLIDLYVQYGCYKEHLISITKKGMNGQQEIAQMMEDYRTNPPKSLGGGQVAQLLDYQKQIATDLKTGQTTPISLPKSNVLQFVLEDGSKASARPSGTEPKIKFYFSVNAPLASADQYPQVQKQLDEKIQNIIKDLGL; translated from the coding sequence ATGGATGCAGCAATTGCGCAAAAAGTACAGAGCTGGTTAGATGGAAATTATGATGAAAATGTAAAAAATGAAATCAGGGCATTGCAGCAAAAGGGAGGTGATGACCTGGCGGATGCTTTCTATAGAAACCTTGAATTTGGAACGGGTGGCTTACGTGGAATTATGGGTGTAGGCACCAACCGCATGAATAAATATACGGTTGGAATGGCTACTCAGGGATTTGCAAATTATATGAAAGCCAGTTTTCCTGGTCAGGAAATAAAAGTAGCTATAGCACACGATTGCCGTAACAATAGCCGCTTTTTTGCTGAAACCACTGCCAATGTATTTGCTGCAAATGGCATTAAAGTGTTTCTTTTTGAAGACCTGCGCCCTACACCGGAGCTGTCTTTCGCCATCCGGCATTTAGGTTGCCAAGGCGGTGTAGTATGTACGGCTTCCCATAATCCCAAAGAGTATAATGGCTACAAAGCTTACTGGACTGATGGAGGACAACTGGTACCCCCACACGATAAAAATGTAATAGCTGAAGTAGAAAAGATCCACAGTGTAGATGAAGTAAAATGGAATGGTGGTGAGGCTAATATTACACTGATCGGTAAAGAGATCGATGAGGCGTACATTAAAATGGTTAAGGGCCTGAGCGTTTATCCAGAGATCATTCAGCAGCAAAAAGACTTGAAAATCGTTTATACGCCTATACATGGTACAGGTATCACTATGGTACCACCTGTTTTGAAAGCCTTTGGTTTTGAAAATGTAAACATTGTTGAGGAGCAGGCTACTCCAGATGGTAATTTCCCAACTGTCGTTTACCCCAACCCGGAAGAAAGCGAGGCTATGAGCATTGGCTTGAAAAAAGCTCAGGAACTGGATGCTGATATTTTATTGGGCACTGACCCAGACAGCGACAGGGTAGGCATTGCCATTAAAGACAATGACGGAAAATGGGTATTGATGAATGGTAACCAAACCGCTGTATTGGCCTTTAATTACATGATTGAAAGCCGTAAAGAAAAGGGATTGGCACAGCCCAATGATATGGTGGTAAAAACCATTGTTACTACCAATATGATTGATGTGATAGCTCAGCGCAGTGGTGTGCATTGCTATAATGTACTTACTGGCTTTAAGTGGATTGCAGAACTCATTAAGGAGAAAGAAGGCAAGGAAAATTATATCATTGGTGGTGAAGAAAGCTATGGGTTAATGATAGGATCACAGATCCGTGATAAGGATGCTATTTCTGCTGTAGCACTATTGTGTGAAATGGCAGCCTATGAGAAGTCAAAAGGCAGAAGTCTGTACCAAAAACTGATAGATCTATATGTACAATATGGTTGCTATAAAGAGCATTTGATTTCCATTACGAAGAAAGGCATGAATGGTCAGCAGGAAATTGCACAAATGATGGAAGACTATCGCACTAATCCGCCAAAGTCGCTAGGTGGAGGTCAAGTAGCGCAGTTGCTTGATTATCAGAAGCAAATAGCTACCGACTTAAAGACAGGTCAGACTACACCTATTTCCTTGCCTAAGTCGAATGTATTGCAATTTGTATTGGAAGACGGTAGCAAGGCAAGTGCACGTCCTTCTGGAACAGAGCCAAAGATCAAATTCTACTTCAGTGTAAATGCACCGTTGGCTTCAGCAGATCAATACCCCCAGGTGCAAAAGCAACTGGATGAAAAGATCCAAAACATCATTAAAGATCTCGGCCTTTAA
- a CDS encoding methyltransferase family protein — MLKQHLILGIMWIIFCVLHSILANARFKKWIAIKAPDFYKNYRFCYILLAFATLGVVIDYQLQISSPLLLKPSTTFLVLGWTIMLTGAFVMFICIKKYFLNLSGLKSLVAEEVVANELRIDGVHRFVRHPLYLGTFIFIWGLLLLYPHWSLLIANSVITIYTLIAIRFEEQKLIEEFGEAYITYQKKVPMILPTLTPWHASPNAHET; from the coding sequence ATGCTAAAGCAACACCTGATCTTAGGCATAATGTGGATAATTTTCTGTGTGTTGCACAGTATTCTGGCTAACGCCCGGTTTAAAAAATGGATAGCCATTAAAGCGCCTGACTTTTACAAAAATTACCGCTTCTGTTACATCCTCTTAGCCTTTGCTACCCTAGGTGTTGTTATCGATTATCAATTACAAATCTCTTCCCCTTTACTATTAAAACCTTCAACTACTTTTCTTGTTCTTGGGTGGACTATCATGCTAACAGGCGCCTTTGTAATGTTTATATGCATCAAAAAGTATTTTCTAAACCTTAGTGGTTTAAAAAGCCTTGTGGCGGAAGAAGTCGTAGCCAATGAGCTGCGTATTGATGGGGTACATCGCTTTGTGCGTCATCCCTTATATCTGGGCACTTTTATTTTCATCTGGGGACTACTACTACTCTATCCGCATTGGTCCTTACTGATTGCCAATAGTGTTATTACTATCTATACCCTCATTGCTATCCGGTTTGAAGAGCAGAAGCTTATTGAAGAGTTTGGGGAAGCCTATATTACTTACCAAAAGAAGGTGCCTATGATTCTCCCAACCCTCACGCCTTGGCATGCTAGCCCCAATGCTCATGAAACCTAA
- a CDS encoding protein-L-isoaspartate(D-aspartate) O-methyltransferase — MRKFEDTYRHKGMRRKLVEVVRQKGIQDEKVLEAINNIPRHFFLDSAFDEVAYEDRAFPILEEQTISQPYTVAYQSQLLEVKPFMKVLEIGTGSAYQASVLAELQVQVYTIERQKKLFDYNKTFQYLRKYPNIKFFYGDGFEGLPTFGPFDRVIITAAAPEIPPKLIQQMKVGGMMVIPEGIGDVQVMKRITKLENGELKIEVFDQFSFVPMLVGKND; from the coding sequence ATGAGGAAGTTTGAAGATACGTACCGCCACAAAGGAATGCGCCGGAAGCTGGTAGAGGTTGTTCGGCAAAAGGGCATACAGGATGAAAAAGTGCTGGAGGCTATCAATAATATCCCCCGCCATTTTTTCCTTGATAGTGCCTTTGATGAGGTGGCTTATGAAGACCGAGCTTTTCCTATTTTGGAAGAGCAAACTATTTCGCAGCCGTATACGGTTGCTTACCAATCACAACTGCTGGAAGTAAAGCCGTTTATGAAAGTACTGGAAATTGGTACCGGCAGTGCTTACCAGGCTAGCGTACTGGCAGAGTTGCAGGTGCAGGTCTACACTATTGAGCGGCAGAAAAAGCTTTTTGATTACAACAAAACCTTCCAATACCTGCGTAAGTATCCCAATATTAAATTCTTTTATGGAGATGGCTTTGAAGGATTGCCAACCTTTGGGCCTTTTGACCGTGTAATTATTACTGCGGCAGCGCCGGAAATACCACCGAAATTGATTCAGCAGATGAAAGTAGGTGGAATGATGGTAATTCCTGAAGGTATAGGTGATGTACAGGTTATGAAACGGATTACTAAGCTGGAAAATGGCGAGCTGAAAATAGAAGTATTTGACCAGTTCTCATTTGTGCCAATGCTTGTAGGCAAGAATGACTAG
- a CDS encoding penicillin acylase family protein, with amino-acid sequence MRIVPFIISTLITAVLIFALDKRWGAAPAMGRFLSPQHGFWQNAEPADQDFNESLTFPGLKGKAKVYMDERLVPHVFADNDEDAYFIQGFLHAKFRLWQMEFQTLAAAGRVSEKLGNDPRFLRFDREQRRLGMVYAAENALKEMEKDPENMSYTSAYTAGVNAYINSLSDAQLPIEYKLLGYKPEPWSNLKVALFIKQMTKTLAGFDRDLEFTNAKSIFSTDEMKQLFPQVPDSLLPIVPKGTAFAAPGITPVKPATADSLYFEKDTTVQVKEEFKPNPNNGSNNWAVSGTKTASGAPILCNDPHLDLSFPSIWYEMQLHTPTMNAYGATFPGSPNIIIGFNDNIAFGFTNAQRDVKDYYAIRFKDASKKEYWYNGTWQPTTLRIETFKIKGAPDFTDTVAYTHFGPVMYDESFTKEETGTKAIALRWTAHDPSNEGLMWFKLNRAKSYADYEEAIKVFSTPGQNMIFASKTGDIALWQQGKFPARWEGQGLYVMPGEDSSYEWQGFIPQEENPHVVNPVSGYIESANQRPVDSSYPYFIPGNYITARGIALENKLQAMQGITPKDMMALQNDVYSPTAADILPLLIRYTDETKLDENERGYLAELKGWNYYATADSKAPTIYQTWLDSLKSVIWKDEFNRIAIPKPLDYAKYLPNEQTLVETLLRDSAFRYIDDINTAEKETLYVQVVKAFKLAATSLRKDEIDNKLVWWQHKNPTVYHLLKNSVMPFARTGLKVGGWDNTINAMTHSHGPSWRMIVHLTPETEAYGVYPGGQSGNPGSKYYDAFVDTWVSGQYYRLWMMKPTEINDKRIKWTMSFSKA; translated from the coding sequence ATGCGCATAGTACCCTTTATAATTTCTACCCTTATTACCGCTGTACTGATCTTTGCCTTGGATAAGCGCTGGGGCGCTGCTCCTGCTATGGGTCGCTTCCTGAGCCCGCAGCATGGTTTTTGGCAAAATGCTGAGCCTGCTGATCAGGATTTTAATGAATCACTGACTTTCCCGGGATTGAAAGGCAAAGCTAAAGTGTATATGGATGAGCGTCTAGTGCCGCATGTATTTGCCGACAATGATGAGGATGCTTATTTCATCCAAGGCTTTTTACACGCTAAGTTCCGCTTATGGCAAATGGAGTTTCAAACGCTGGCTGCTGCTGGTCGTGTTAGCGAGAAGCTGGGAAATGATCCCCGGTTTTTACGTTTTGACCGTGAACAGCGCCGCCTCGGTATGGTGTATGCCGCTGAGAATGCGCTAAAGGAAATGGAAAAAGACCCCGAGAACATGAGTTACACTTCTGCCTATACAGCAGGCGTGAATGCGTATATTAATTCTCTATCGGATGCGCAATTACCAATTGAATATAAACTATTAGGTTATAAGCCTGAGCCTTGGAGCAATTTAAAAGTAGCTTTATTCATTAAGCAAATGACCAAGACGCTGGCTGGTTTTGACAGAGACCTGGAATTTACCAATGCGAAATCTATATTCAGTACAGATGAGATGAAACAATTGTTTCCTCAAGTACCTGACTCCTTATTACCTATAGTACCTAAAGGCACTGCCTTTGCAGCACCTGGTATTACACCAGTAAAGCCAGCAACAGCTGATTCCTTGTATTTTGAAAAGGATACTACTGTGCAGGTAAAAGAAGAATTTAAGCCTAATCCTAATAATGGTAGTAATAACTGGGCTGTAAGTGGAACAAAAACGGCCAGTGGAGCACCAATACTTTGTAATGACCCTCACTTGGATTTGTCTTTCCCTTCCATTTGGTATGAGATGCAGTTGCATACGCCTACGATGAATGCTTATGGCGCGACCTTCCCAGGTTCTCCTAACATTATCATTGGCTTTAACGACAATATAGCCTTTGGATTTACCAATGCCCAGCGCGATGTAAAGGATTATTATGCCATTCGCTTTAAAGATGCGTCTAAAAAAGAGTACTGGTATAATGGAACGTGGCAGCCTACCACATTACGTATTGAAACCTTTAAGATCAAAGGTGCTCCTGATTTCACAGATACAGTGGCCTATACACATTTTGGTCCTGTAATGTATGATGAAAGCTTTACAAAAGAAGAGACGGGTACAAAGGCCATTGCCTTACGTTGGACTGCACACGATCCTTCTAATGAAGGCTTGATGTGGTTTAAACTCAATAGAGCAAAGAGCTATGCTGATTATGAAGAAGCCATCAAGGTATTTAGCACGCCTGGGCAGAATATGATCTTTGCCTCAAAGACTGGTGATATTGCCTTGTGGCAACAAGGTAAGTTTCCGGCCCGCTGGGAAGGACAAGGGCTTTACGTAATGCCAGGTGAAGACTCCAGTTATGAGTGGCAAGGATTTATTCCTCAGGAAGAGAATCCACATGTTGTCAACCCTGTTAGTGGTTATATAGAAAGTGCTAATCAGCGTCCAGTAGATTCTTCTTATCCCTATTTTATTCCGGGTAACTATATAACGGCAAGGGGTATTGCACTAGAGAACAAGCTGCAAGCTATGCAGGGTATTACACCCAAAGACATGATGGCATTGCAAAACGACGTGTATAGTCCTACAGCAGCCGATATTCTTCCCTTACTAATAAGATACACGGATGAAACAAAGCTGGATGAAAATGAAAGGGGGTATCTGGCAGAATTGAAAGGCTGGAACTACTATGCCACTGCCGATTCTAAAGCGCCAACTATTTATCAAACGTGGCTGGATAGCCTGAAAAGCGTGATCTGGAAAGATGAGTTTAATAGAATTGCTATCCCTAAACCTTTGGATTATGCTAAGTACTTGCCTAACGAGCAAACCTTGGTAGAAACATTATTAAGAGATTCTGCTTTCCGTTATATTGATGACATCAATACAGCTGAAAAAGAAACACTGTATGTGCAAGTAGTGAAGGCTTTTAAATTAGCTGCAACTAGTTTACGTAAAGACGAGATTGACAACAAGCTGGTTTGGTGGCAACACAAGAATCCAACAGTTTATCATTTGCTAAAAAACTCAGTGATGCCCTTTGCCCGCACCGGTTTAAAAGTAGGAGGTTGGGATAATACCATCAATGCAATGACCCATAGTCATGGACCTAGTTGGCGCATGATCGTACACTTAACACCAGAGACGGAAGCTTATGGCGTTTACCCTGGTGGTCAAAGTGGTAACCCTGGTAGTAAATATTACGATGCGTTTGTTGATACCTGGGTGTCAGGTCAGTACTATCGTTTATGGATGATGAAGCCCACTGAAATCAACGACAAGCGTATTAAATGGACCATGAGTTTTTCAAAAGCCTAA